DNA from Coriobacteriaceae bacterium:
ATTTGAGGCACAGGCGCTCCAGCTTGTCGTAGCTGTCCGCCATAATCTCGGGCGGCAGCTCATCGGCATGCTTATAGTGCTCCATCTCCGAAAACGGCTGGAGGGTGGAATCATGGGCGGTACGGGCTGCGGCATCCATCGAGGTCCCCTTCCCCTAGGCCCGCGGTACGATCGGGCGGTTAACTTTGGCTAGCATATCAGAAGCGCACGAATCGAGCGCCCAGCTCCGGAAAGCCGAAAACTCCATGCGCGAGCGCAAGCCCTCCAAATAGCGAATTGACCTGCTCAATTGCACGCGACCGGGGTTTTCGGCCATCGCGATGCGACGGGAGTCGTCAAACCCCGAAACGCGACAGAAACCAAGCTCTTCGAAGATTCCCAGGCCGCTTTCCACCGAACGCTCGTCGACCGGCGTGCGAGCATCGATGGCAAGGCACATCTGCGCGATGTCGATATCGCTCGCGCAGAATGAATCATCCCCGGTTTTGCCGCGGTTGGAGCGCCACATGGTCTGCAGCGCGCGATAGAGCGTGACGAGTTCGTCGCGCTCGGGCGCATAGCAGTCGAGCAGGCGCTCGTTAATGCGGGCGTCGCGCGACGAATAGAGCAGATGGATCACGGCGGGCTGTCCGTCACGACCGGCACGCCCGCTCATCTGGTTGAACTCAATGGCGCCAAACGGCATGTGGTAGAGCACGACATGGCGGATATCGGGCAGGTTGACGCCCTCGCCAAAGGCGGAGGTCGAAACGATGCAGCTGAGGCTTCCGTCTCGGAATGCTTCCTCCACGCGACGGCGATCGGAACGCGCAAGCCCCGCGTTATAGAACGCGATATGGGTTGCGCAATCGGGCACACGCTTGCGCAACGTCTTGGCGAGCGCCACGGACTGGTCGCGCGAATTGACGTAAATGACGGTCTTCTCCCCCGTCGCCACGATCGACACCAAACGGTTCTCGCGGCTCGCAAGGTCGCGGTCGTCCTCGAGCTGCAGGTTCTCGCGCACCGTCTCGTCGACCACCGTGCGAGTGATCGGCAACATGCGGGCAAGCTCGGCCACGACCGGAGCCGTCGCGGTGGCCGTCGCAGCCATAACGACCGGGTCGCCCAGGGCTTTGAGGATATCGGGCATGTCAAGATAGGCGCTACGGTCGCCGCCCTTGGCAAGGCCGGCGTGGTGCGCCTCATCGATAACGACAAAGCCGATGCGGCCCGAACGCGCGAAACGGTCACGGTGGATAGACAGGAACTCGGGCGTCGTGAGCACAATACCGGTACGGCCCGAAGCTAGACCGGCGAACACGTCATCGCGTGCGGCCTCCACGGTCTCGCCGGTCAGCACGCCAACGCCAATGCCAAGCGCTGCCATCGTCGACGAGAGGTGATAGGCCTGGTCGGCAACGAGCGCGCGCAGCGGATAGACAAAGATGCTCGCACGCCCGCGAAGGACCGCCTCGCGCGCGGCATGCACATGGAAGATGAGCGACTTGCCGCGCCCCGTCCCCATAACGGCCAGAACACTTTGGTGATCGGCCAGGGCATCGAGCGCCTCGACCTGCGCGCGGTGCGGCTGGTTCGAGCCGATAAAGCTATGGATAAGCGAGCGCGTGAGCTCGGTATAGGAAAGCTGGGCGAGCGTCTCGCGTTTACGCGACTCCAGGCGCAGGCCAGAATCCGCCGGTTGCACGCCGCGGCGAAGTTCACATGCCGGATCGTCGACGCTGGGCAGCGTGGTATCGCGGACCAGAACATCCTTGATCATGAGCTTGGGCTTCACACGCCCCTGCCAATGCTCGGCAACGGCCTCGAACACCAAGTCGACAGCGCTATCGCAGTTGATGAGCTTATCGATTTGCGGCACGCGGAACATAATGGCCGGCACACTCGCGGCGCCATCGGTCGCCACAAAGCGCATGTGCTCGCCGGTTTTGCCCACCACGGCGCGGTCGCACATCGTCACGCCCTCGGCAGCCAGCAGCGGCACCTTGTTGCCCTGGCCAAACGGCTCAAGACGGGAGATC
Protein-coding regions in this window:
- the recJ gene encoding single-stranded-DNA-specific exonuclease RecJ, with translation MSSLKTTHRWAVAQQNPELEKELSAGLGIPGLVARIMVAHGITSIEEGQLFLTPSLDRDWADPLIIPGMSVVADRVERAIRNHEHIAVFGDFDVDGITSTCLLTEALRTFGADVTPFIPHRFDEGYGLSRAALDRVNELARPQLIVTVDNGIAAKEEVSYLESLGIDLVVTDHHEPSDQVPQGVPLTDPKLEDEGPSRELAGAGVALKLVQVLGERLGKPSYWRSLIEVAALGTVSDMMPLTPENRALVAEGIQQMRVTARPGYIALAALAKADLSSITADGLSFSLIPRLNAAGRMADPKLALDLLLARDPIEASALAAELEEINRQRREIEAELTRDAMAKVEKTYDGGRAIVVGGEGWHEGVKGIVASRLTNRYHVPALLFSIEDGIARGSGRSVGKVNLFDAVERCSDLLIRRGGHAGAVGVTIEASKLDEFRRRLSAVLSELPAEDFEGTDEVAATVDLSELNIETIEQISRLEPFGQGNKVPLLAAEGVTMCDRAVVGKTGEHMRFVATDGAASVPAIMFRVPQIDKLINCDSAVDLVFEAVAEHWQGRVKPKLMIKDVLVRDTTLPSVDDPACELRRGVQPADSGLRLESRKRETLAQLSYTELTRSLIHSFIGSNQPHRAQVEALDALADHQSVLAVMGTGRGKSLIFHVHAAREAVLRGRASIFVYPLRALVADQAYHLSSTMAALGIGVGVLTGETVEAARDDVFAGLASGRTGIVLTTPEFLSIHRDRFARSGRIGFVVIDEAHHAGLAKGGDRSAYLDMPDILKALGDPVVMAATATATAPVVAELARMLPITRTVVDETVRENLQLEDDRDLASRENRLVSIVATGEKTVIYVNSRDQSVALAKTLRKRVPDCATHIAFYNAGLARSDRRRVEEAFRDGSLSCIVSTSAFGEGVNLPDIRHVVLYHMPFGAIEFNQMSGRAGRDGQPAVIHLLYSSRDARINERLLDCYAPERDELVTLYRALQTMWRSNRGKTGDDSFCASDIDIAQMCLAIDARTPVDERSVESGLGIFEELGFCRVSGFDDSRRIAMAENPGRVQLSRSIRYLEGLRSRMEFSAFRSWALDSCASDMLAKVNRPIVPRA